GATTGTCACTTTGACCACCGAAGAGATAAGCAACTATGTCGATGAAATCGAAGCCGAAAAGCAGCAAGATCTCGATaagaagaagcaacagGAACAACAGGACTAGGCAAGCACAGTCACACCTAGTGTGCCTCGGTGTCCTTCAGGTTATAACATAACTCGTCCTATGTAACATATTTTACGGCAGTCTTcccatatatatatcatttAATATATACTTGCAAGTCTTCATACAAGAAGTTACACTACACTTTCTCACATATGTGTCATTTGACAACGACGAACTCCGCAGGAACTATCAAGTTGGTCATGGACCATCCTTCTTCCATCTTCACTCTTCACACCTTTACTCCTATACGCATACTATATCGAAGctcagtttttttttcaacgtTCTTTCATGTtaaaaaaacagaaattaCAATCAATCGAGTTTTCATAATCAATAGTGTCTTGAAGTCAGGATAGGGTGAGCTGTTATTGATACATATAGGCCGGTAGTGGGTGGATTAAAACATCTCTCGTGTCTGTGCTTGTGTTGAACCTGTTGAATATACTGGAAAGGATTTCGAAATAATCGTGTGTCTCTTTTGATCAATCTTTTTTAACACCTTGGCAGACCTGGTTGCATTGCCGCTCTGTTGTGTCTATAGCAGGATTTTATCTCCGAAACAGCATTCAAAGCATTCGTTAATTCGTAATGGCAAACCCTAGCACTGCGTTGCAGGATATAAAGGAGGAGGAAGATAATGCTTCTGAGTTATCTGCGTCCCAGAATACTGGAGAGGCGTCCGTTATAATCACTGAGATGTCTTCAAACAACTTGTTATCAGAGTCCAAAAATGAACAAGAGGGCTTAAATATTGGTCTTGGGATGGAGTCTACTGCACTTCCTATTGGGGTAGCGGTTCAGAAACAACCAGAGATTGAAACAAGATTTCTGGGGCTTGTTATCGACGATAGTCTAGAACAAGAAACGACAGAAAATAGTACGGCGAACGCCATAATGGAAGGCACTGAACTGACCGATAGAGAGGAAGAACTGTTACTCCCTCCATTGCCAGACGTGGAAACTAAAGCTGCACTCATATATCAAGAGGAGACGGGAGGAAATCTAAGTTCGGTATCATCTTCGGAGACAGAGTCTTCAGATACGATATCGCCGGTGTTGGATACGAAAAATAGCGAACCAGAGGAAACTTCGTTTGATCTTTCGCAGGCTCTCGAGATACCTAGCCATTCTACCACAGGCTCCTCTTTGAATAAAAGTTCACCAACACATAATGCATCATCCTATGGTCCACAGTCACTGTCATCTCCCAGTATGAGTTCTCCTAAAGTGGCTCTGAAGCATCGATTTTCGAATTCGCTACTCTCACAAGCTTTAAATCAAGAAACGTTATTACTGTCTACAGGTACATCGCCTCAGTTGATGCAAACTGGAGAGTTTCCACTTCATAAGACAAGTACTAGGTCAAGCGCTCATACCTCTTCGAGCAGTATAGGAACCCGGAATAAAAGTAGATCCAACTCTAATGCAATACCTCAGTTCCCAACGACTGACAACTCGGTTGGATCGAATAGTGGTTTAAACGTCAGCGTGGGGCTATCTAAAAAGACTAGTAACATGTCAAATACAAACAGTGCCAGTATCTATAACAATGCGAATACCACGGAGGTATCAGATAAACGctttttggatttgaagaagttgattgTGGGGCAAAATGGAAACGAGGTTGGGTCCAACTCATCAGATATATCAACCCCATCTTTAAGTTCTCCTTTGGAATTGACTAATAGTCCCCAGTATGAAGAGATCTTGTATAACGCTCCAATGGCATCAGGGTCATCGAATTTGGCTATCACAGGAAGCAGAAGCAGGTCTAACTCCAACATTAATACCATCCAAAACTTTTTCTCAGGGAATAGCAAAGCTCCTCGAAGTTCATTTGACGAATCTTCAGATAATCGATCCTTCACGTCTTCTGAGATTAATGTATCTAAGAGGGTTCCTCTACTTAGGAGAGCTTCAAGTGCTTTGCTGAGGAAACGCTCCCTTCGACAAAGTGCCGAGAATTCACCTGATGTAAATACGGGACTTGGCATTGTATCACCAATTAATGATTTCAGGATGGCTTCGTTGGACTTGGATGCTATTGCTCGCTTAGAAAGtagaaacaagaaaaatcTTTTTATCAATACAAACGACAGCAGACCGACGCTATCGTCCAAGGAATCCACGACATCTTTACGATCTACAATGAGTAATGATCCTCATATAAATAGAATACCTTCATTTGGTTCTAAAGTGAAACGCGGATTTACAAGAATCATGAGTAGTGGGAATAActgttcaagaaaagaatcacCTACAAGTTCAAGAATACTGAGTGACAACATGCTGAATGGGAATTCCAAAGGGAATGATGCTGATGCCATTACAATGAATTTCGGATTGGATACAAACTCTGTGAACGAGTTTGTAGAGGAACACAACGGCAACAAGAACAACCTTTTAAGAAAACGGTCTAGCTCTACTTTCCAGCAGAGAAGAGCTTCACGCCTCAACAAGAGGAGTAGCAATACCAACTCCATCATGTCGGAACGCGCGAACAGTGGAAATATAGTAAATACCAGGAACAAGCAGCTGATAGACACCGACGATCAAGacttggatgaagaagaccTCATCATCACAGATGCAGATATGGAAGCATTGTCCAAAAAGCTCCCAACAATAACGATCACTGAGAAATTTGGAGCTAACAACACAACACCTTTGCAACAGCAATCGAACGTGTGGTGTTACAAGACCTCGTTTGATGATTGGAAGAATGCAACGAATAAAAAACCAAGTAACGCATCCCTTCGTAAGTATATCGATATCCTTATCGAACAACAGACACTAGAGGACGCGAGATTCCAAGCATTAGAACAAAACTTCAAACAATCTGGATGGGTATCCAGTCAGGAAATTGGATATTTGCGCCAAAAAAGGGTGGTAATAAACCGACAATGGGCGGAACGAATCTCATTTTATCAGAATAAACTAGAGGAATGAAGTTAATAACCCTCTCTTCTATGTGTGTTGTTTTATGAGTATTCTCCACTTTAGCTATATATAAGATATATACTAAAACCAGGTTTGTCTTTTCCAATCAATTGTAGTTAGTAATGGCACATGAAAAGATTCCATTTTACTTTAAAAGAGCTACAAAAAATAAGTGTCCAGGGAAAAAGCCCACATTGTCACTACTACTCCGCCTAAGTGTATCGTTATGTAACGTCATCTTCTATGAAGCAAATTCCTCTGCATCTACATGTATAacatcaattgatgatCAGACGTTGGTAGGCTATACTCACGTGACTTGGAAATTGTGGTTAGTGTGGTTCCTTTACAATCCAGTTGCTTTCACACAGTGACAGTAAATCTTGTctgaaaacagaaatagaagaagaaccaacGTCAGTTTAAAGAAAGTAGGTACCCGAAAACATTTATTTCAAGTCTGATTGGTGAATTGATATAGTATATTTCCAGGTATAGTTCTCAACTGTGAAAATAGTATCCCCATAATGCGTTATAATATCAATCAATAAATACCTttacaaaaaaagagaataatgTAGTAAATAATAAAGGTGGTAGTATTAGCAGTAAGTACTAAGGCCTGCTGTTCCTATAGACCATTGCGTCGTTTGATATTGTCCAATAACTCCTTCGATTTAATTTCATTCAGTTCctctagtttcttcttccagtAACTATTTTCACTAATGAGAGAATCGATGGTATCGTACATATCGTTAATATCTTTAGTTAGCTGTCTCAACTGTTGAAACTTCtccttttctctttgtttcttgcGTATTCTGAATCTCGCCGACGCTTCTGTATTCTTTCTCCGTTTCTCTAGTTGTTTCCATATCAGATCgttatcttcttctgctaTGTCATCTTTCGTTATATCAGTACCAACTGAATCCTGTTTATCCGATATAGTGGTATTAGTAGTagtggtggtggtggtcTTTTTCTCGTTACCAGTAGTCGAAGTCGCTAGCGATGGTGGCGGTTGTGATATTTTTGTGAGTCCATTCAGTTTCGACAGATCGCCATTATTTACAGCGTTAATAATATCTGTTGCGTTCCCACTGCTCACGAGCAAAAGCGATAGCAGTCTCGATCCCAACTCCGAGTTGTTATTGATCAATTCATGCAGCTGTGTCGATAAATCTGATCCCGGTTTCCCAAACTGAGCAACTGCGTTTGCTGTGTCCTGTTGTCGATCGTTCGGTACCGATACCGAAACTTTCCTGGTCTTTCCATCAGCTTTGGACACTGTATAATTTTGAGAAACAGAACCTGTAGCCTGGCCAGAATTCGTCTCGTCAGAAGTTGTGACTGGCTCAGTCACATCAACTCCTGACTCAGCTTCAGTCTGGGCCTCGGTCTGGGCTTGAACTTGTTCTTTCAATCCTCGTAGCAATTCATTAAGTTTAGTAGTAGACGGCGAGGTCATATTTTCAGTGGGCATACTTAACCTTCCGTCTCCAGTGGTTCCTTTCATTTGCTCCAAGCCAGTTGTAGCCATCCTCAAAACTCCCCTTTTAATAACACTATGAGAAACTATTAAGCAATGACTCCCCAAGGTCCAAAAAGTATATGTCCAACGATTAAACGTTCACAAAACGAAACCAGTTATAGCCAGCACTTGCTGATCCGGACGGGTAtaaagtatatatatatatatatatatatatatatatatatacgtaTACGAACTGATATAACTACGAAAGGTGATTCAAACGACATCCAGTTTCGGTCCTAATACTCAGACAAATGAAAAGATATTCCATTGTGGCTGGGCAACCGATTCCCGTTTCACAAAATGTAGTAAATACGTTGATGTAGGAAAACCCTATGGATTGCTTCTCTCGAGCAAAACTAACCAGTGATGAGCTCGAAGCATAATTAAAGGAGATTTTACACCATATAAAAGTACAGAGATGAGTAAGAGAAGGAACTAACGGCACTTAACGGAGTACATTAGAAGGGGGCAGAGACAAACTACACACACTTTGTGAACATAACTACAACTAAGCTGAGTAACTTAAGTCATTGCAACTGGTATGTGGTTGAGTAATGGGAAGTAAAGATACCAGAGAGTGTGTGTGAAAGAGATATGTCAGGTGGACGCAAAGCAACTTGACACAGAATACAATGTGTGGAAAAAACCGAAGAACCACGAATTGTGTCAGCCTGTACCTGACTAAGTATGTAGTGGTCCGTAGTCTCTATAGAGAACCGACCTGTGATGATTCAAACCACAACTGTGTTATGTGTGGGAATGGAATTCATATCTTTACGTAGTATTATTGGAGACCGTTTTGATGTTATCTTTGCTGTGGCATCGTGCTTGCTGTTTTGGGATCGGGAAAACCACAGTTGTGGTTTACAGCATAGGATAGTggaaacttttcaatttcttttgcATTTTGCTCAGTCCCCGCGATGATGGAATTTGAGTCACGTGCGCAATGACTGGTCCAGTTCCTATAGGAAAGTTTTTCCGGTaaccaagaagaaatcCCGAAACAGATGGCCGGGTAACATGTTTTGttattttgttctttgattaCCCGGATTTTAGTATGTTGATCACGTGCTGTGTACTGACACGTGATCATGGAGTGCCACACTGGcgaaaataaagaaacagacTATGAGTTTGCAATATTAAGAACATTACTATGACATTCGGTCCTAAACCTTCAAGCTTATCTGACATTCTATAAATAGAGGATATTAAGTACCTAAGATGACGAATAAATATCTGATATCTTAAAAACATACATATATTCCTCACATAGACAGCCCTCATCTCTCTTCCTTCGCTAAAGTTTATTTTCCATAGTACGGGGTTCGCTCTTACTACGAGATTTCTCTTCCCTTACCAAATGTTTAAATATagaatcttttcatttacaaatatcgaaatcatcaaaatcattTCTTAATTATATACACTCGTCATATGCACTTTTTATGAAAGAGACAAGTATATAGGTCTGGAGGGAAATATAACTGCATCAATACCGTGTGAGCTTGTTACTGGCATTTATTTTGAACTTAATTTCCCATAATATCAGTCCGGATCAACTGATTGTGCCCTTTTCTCCACCGAAATGAACGAATACGATGCGGTAGATAGACACACTTTCAAAGTGTTTAATCAGGACTTCACAGTGGATAAACGGTTCCAGTTGATTAAAGAAATAGGTCATGGTTCGTACGGGATTGTTTGCTCTGCCCGGTTCACTGAAGCTGCAGATGAAACCACGGTGGCTATTAAGAAAGTTACCAACGTTTTCTCAAAGACTCTGCTCTGCAAAAGATCTCTAAGGGAACTGAAACTTCTAAGACATTTTAGAGGTCATAAAAATATCACTTGTCTATACGATATGGATATTGTGTTCCAGCCGGACGGTATGTTCAATGGTCTTTATTTGTACGAGGAATTAATGGAATGTGATATGCATCAAATTGTAAAATCGGGTCAGCCCTTAACAGATGCCCATTACCAATCGTTCATCTACCAGATTCTTTGTGGGTTAAAATATATTCATTCAGCAGACGTGCTCCATCGTGATTTGAAGCCAGGGAATCTTTTGGTTAACGCTGATTGTCAGTTGAAGATTTGTGATTTCGGATTGGCCAGAGGGTACAGCGAGAATCCAGTAGAAAATAACCAATTTTTGACCGAATACGTGGCAACGAGATGGTACAGAGCACCGGAAATTATGTTGAGCTATCAAGGTTATACAAAGGCTATTGACGTATGGTCTTGTGGTTGTATCTTGGCGGAATTGCTAGGTGGGAAACCTATCTTTAAGGGTAAAGATTACGTCGACCAATTGAATAGGATCTTACAAGTCTTGGGGACTCCTCCAGaggaaactttgaaaagaatcgGATCGAAAAACGTCCAAGACTATATCCACCAGCTAGGATATATTCCAAAGATACCATTCAGCACTTTATACCCAAATGCCAACCCGGATGCATTGAACCTTCTTGAGGGAATGTTAAGCTTTGATCCTCAACTTAGAATAACAGTCGATGATGCTCTACAACATCCGTATTTGTCCATCTGGCATGATCCTGCAGATGAACCGATATGTACAGAAAAGTTcgatttttcttttgaaagtgtCAATGAGATTGAACAACTTAAACAAATGGTAATTGACGAAGTGACCGATTTCAGGCAATATGTGAGATTACCCCTCTTACACgagcaacagcaacaacaggGGAAGACAGACGGTGGTTTTGATGATCAAATACGAGAAGATCAACGCACATTTCAAGCGCAGCTAGAAGAACAAGTGAACAATGGTAGAACTGCATCTAACGTTCCATCGTTCGATGAGCCGTTTTCTAGTCAAATGATGGGTTCCGCGTCACAACAAGATCCTCTTGTTGGTATTCATTCGGATAATTTACCAAGCCATGAACTTGACTTCCCTCCTAGGCCTAGTGAGAATGTGCTAGATTCGCCAATGGGTCTAAGTCATCAGCAAACGCATAACGGCTCTCCTGAGTGCCAAGATATAAATGACCTTTTAGGATTAGAAAGAGAACTAGAATTTGGATTAGATAGACAGTTTTAATGAAACCGTCTGGTATATAGCTTCATCCACTCTCTTTGTAGAACATAAATTGTTGCTCAGATTCTGCTATACGTGAAATGCCTTTGTACAAATTTACACATCAAATAACAATCATAAAACTGGCAGCTTCAGTGAATACGAAGATACTCATGTTCTCATATTCTATAAAGAACTGAGATAGTGTAATTTGGTTAATCGACTACTTTTGAAGCATATACAAATGTATCATAC
The genomic region above belongs to Kluyveromyces lactis strain NRRL Y-1140 chromosome B complete sequence and contains:
- a CDS encoding uncharacterized protein (weakly similar to uniprot|Q08206 Saccharomyces cerevisiae YOL036W Protein of unknown function potential Cdc28p substrate) translates to MANPSTALQDIKEEEDNASELSASQNTGEASVIITEMSSNNLLSESKNEQEGLNIGLGMESTALPIGVAVQKQPEIETRFLGLVIDDSLEQETTENSTANAIMEGTELTDREEELLLPPLPDVETKAALIYQEETGGNLSSVSSSETESSDTISPVLDTKNSEPEETSFDLSQALEIPSHSTTGSSLNKSSPTHNASSYGPQSLSSPSMSSPKVALKHRFSNSLLSQALNQETLLLSTGTSPQLMQTGEFPLHKTSTRSSAHTSSSSIGTRNKSRSNSNAIPQFPTTDNSVGSNSGLNVSVGLSKKTSNMSNTNSASIYNNANTTEVSDKRFLDLKKLIVGQNGNEVGSNSSDISTPSLSSPLELTNSPQYEEILYNAPMASGSSNLAITGSRSRSNSNINTIQNFFSGNSKAPRSSFDESSDNRSFTSSEINVSKRVPLLRRASSALLRKRSLRQSAENSPDVNTGLGIVSPINDFRMASLDLDAIARLESRNKKNLFINTNDSRPTLSSKESTTSLRSTMSNDPHINRIPSFGSKVKRGFTRIMSSGNNCSRKESPTSSRILSDNMLNGNSKGNDADAITMNFGLDTNSVNEFVEEHNGNKNNLLRKRSSSTFQQRRASRLNKRSSNTNSIMSERANSGNIVNTRNKQLIDTDDQDLDEEDLIITDADMEALSKKLPTITITEKFGANNTTPLQQQSNVWCYKTSFDDWKNATNKKPSNASLRKYIDILIEQQTLEDARFQALEQNFKQSGWVSSQEIGYLRQKRVVINRQWAERISFYQNKLEE
- the MET28 gene encoding Met28p (weakly similar to uniprot|P40573 Saccharomyces cerevisiae YIR017C MET28 Transcriptional activator in the Cbf1p-Met4p-Met28p complex participates in the regulation of sulfur metabolism), with product MATTGLEQMKGTTGDGRLSMPTENMTSPSTTKLNELLRGLKEQVQAQTEAQTEAESGVDVTEPVTTSDETNSGQATGSVSQNYTVSKADGKTRKVSVSVPNDRQQDTANAVAQFGKPGSDLSTQLHELINNNSELGSRLLSLLLVSSGNATDIINAVNNGDLSKLNGLTKISQPPPSLATSTTGNEKKTTTTTTTNTTISDKQDSVGTDITKDDIAEEDNDLIWKQLEKRRKNTEASARFRIRKKQREKEKFQQLRQLTKDINDMYDTIDSLISENSYWKKKLEELNEIKSKELLDNIKRRNGL
- the SLT2 gene encoding mitogen-activated serine/threonine-protein kinase SLT2 (uniprot|Q9P8P0 Kluyveromyces lactis MPK1 MAP kinase), producing the protein MNEYDAVDRHTFKVFNQDFTVDKRFQLIKEIGHGSYGIVCSARFTEAADETTVAIKKVTNVFSKTLLCKRSLRELKLLRHFRGHKNITCLYDMDIVFQPDGMFNGLYLYEELMECDMHQIVKSGQPLTDAHYQSFIYQILCGLKYIHSADVLHRDLKPGNLLVNADCQLKICDFGLARGYSENPVENNQFLTEYVATRWYRAPEIMLSYQGYTKAIDVWSCGCILAELLGGKPIFKGKDYVDQLNRILQVLGTPPEETLKRIGSKNVQDYIHQLGYIPKIPFSTLYPNANPDALNLLEGMLSFDPQLRITVDDALQHPYLSIWHDPADEPICTEKFDFSFESVNEIEQLKQMVIDEVTDFRQYVRLPLLHEQQQQQGKTDGGFDDQIREDQRTFQAQLEEQVNNGRTASNVPSFDEPFSSQMMGSASQQDPLVGIHSDNLPSHELDFPPRPSENVLDSPMGLSHQQTHNGSPECQDINDLLGLERELEFGLDRQF